TCTTATCACGTAAATTATCAAACCCACTTTTGGAAATGGAGAAAGCAACGCGTAAAATCGCAAAAGGTGATTTAAATACTAGAGTTTCTAAACGCACAAAAGATGAAATCGGCTCATTGGCAACTGGTATAAATGATTTAGCTGTTGAATTACACCGATACCGGTCGAATAGAAGGGAATTTCTCGCAAACATTTCGCACGAGTTAAGAACTCCAATTACGTATTTAGAGGGTTATGCAAATGCATTAGAAAATAATCTATATCAATCTGAAGAAGAAAAAAAGCAATATCTTCAAATCATACAACAAGAAGCAGTCAGAATGTCTAAATTAGTTAATGATTTGTTTGAGTTATCTAAAATGGAGGAAGGAAAGGTTGAATTACTTTTTGAGGATGTAGATTTAGTAGAAGTAGTTGAAAATGCACTTTTAAAGACAAAAATGAAAGCTAAAAGAAAAGGATTACAATTAGATTTTACTAGATTGGCCGGTATTCCTAGTATATATGCTGATGGTTTAAGAATGGAACAAATCGTTATTAATTTAATTGAAAATGCCATCCGATATACGGAAGATGGTTTGATTAAAGTTACATTATCAAGTGATTCAAATACTGTAAGGTTGACGGTTGAAGATACTGGTATTGGTATCCCAGAAGAAGATGTCCCCTTTTTATTTGAGAGATTTTATCGAGTTGAGAAATCAAGATCAAGAGAATCCGGGGGAACAGGGCTTGGTTTGGCGATTGTTAAACATCTCGTCGAACTTCAAGGCGGGACTATTTCGGTGAAAAGCAAGGTGGGAAAAGGGACATGTTTTGAGCTTACATTCCCAATCGATAAGGGGGATGCTCAGTGAAAAGAATTGAAGTGGTTTTATCCATTTTGTTAATTGCAGCTGGACTGATCTGTTTAACAATGTCTGGTTCATTAATGTTTAAGCAGGGAATAGATGTTTATTTAAAAACGTTTGTTCAAATCTGTTTATGGATGGGAATCCCCATTATTTTGGTGGGAGTATTCTACTTAATGTATGGAAAAAAGAGGAGATAAATTATGAAGTTAAAATCACTATTTACATTTTTGATCGTATCTTTATTTACTATTCCGGTCGGTGTATTTGCACATGGTACCGAGGAAGAACATCGACAAGAAGTTGTTGCTAATACATTTTTAACCTCTGGCATTGTTATTTCAGCCATTTTATTAGCTATAGGGGTATTTGTATTATTTACAGTAAAGAATCGTTTAAAGACTGTTAATGTAAAAAAACAAGAAGGAAGAATCAAAAGAGATAAGTTAAACAAATGGTTAAAAATCAGCCAATGGGTTTCCCTTATATCCCTATTATCCTTTATTGTTACAGGTGCTTTTGTAATATTAAACGATAATACAAATGATGATAAAGTTGAATTTATGCATATTCATGGTTTAGGTATCACGAATGATGGATCTGAAGTTTATATACCTGCACATGATGGCTTAAAAGTTTTTAAAAACGGTATGTGGGGTAATGCAGAGGGTGAAAAACATGACTATATGGGCTTTTCTATGGTAGATGATGGTTTTTACAGTAGTGGACATCCAGGTGAAGGTTCTTCATTAAAAAATCCATTTGGTGTTATTAAAACGAATGACATGGGTAAAAACCTGAAGATGTTAGACTTGTACGGGGAAATTGATTTTCATGGAATGGCAGTAGGGTATCAATCACATGCGATATATGTAGTAAATCCGCAAGGAAATTCAAGAATGGATGATACTGGATTATATTACTCAACAGATGATACTAAAACTTGGACAAAAAGTGAAATGGAAGGTCTAAGTGGTCAAATCTCAACAATAGCAGTACACCCAACAAATGAAGCCATTGTTGCTTTAGGAACGAATGAAGGCCTTTTTGTATCACAGGACTACGGTCAATCATTTGATTCAATTTCAGATTCTCCAATAACAGCCGTTTCGTTTTCTTTAACAGGAGAATTATTTGCTGGAAGTGTTTCTAATGAGTTTACTCTTTCTAAGTTTAATATTGAAACAAATGAAGAAACAACATTATCAATCCCATCATTGAGTGGTGAAAATGCAATAGCCTATATTGCAGTTAATCCAAAAGATGAAAAACAGGTCATTTTTACAACATTTGAAAAAGATATTTATATGACAAAAGATCTCGGTGGAAGTTGGAATCAAATAGCTGAAAAGGGTGAGGGGATTAATCTTAAGTCAGATACAGAAGAGGAGTGATTATTATGATGATGGGTTATGGAATGATGTTAAATATGTTATTTTGGATCGTTTTAATTGGATTTGCTATATACGGGTTTATATTACTAATTATGAAGCCATTTGAAAAAAATAACTCTAACAATGCTCTTACTATCTTAAAAGAACGCTTTGCACGTGGAGAGATTGATCCAGAGGAATATAACGAAAGGAAAAGTCTCTTGAAAGATTGATTGTAACCTTCATATTAAACAAAATTAAGTTAGCTAACGTTGTAAGTTAATAGTCTTACAAAAATTAAATAAAACTATAGTAAATAGGACTAAAAAGGGAGAATTTGTTTCTCTCTTTTTTTCTTCCTGAAAATAAAAATTCAAAGTTAGACAGACCAGAGATTGTTAGTTCTTACCTTTATTTTTAATCAGCATTTCTTCCATATTTTCTCCATACTTTTTATGTACTCTCTAAAATAAAGAATAAAACATAGGAGGTCATCTAAGATGGGCACAATTCAACCAATTGATCGGATAGCATTCGAAATTGGACCTATAACAGTCTATTGGTATGGCATCATTATCGCATTTGGTGTTTTTCTAGGGCTTTATTTAGCCACAAAAGAGGCAAAGCGTGTAGGGCTAGATAAAGATATTATTGTAGATTTAATCATGTGGGCTATTCCAATTGCACTTATTAGTGCAAGAGTGTATTACGTCATTTTTAAATGGGAGTATTATTCTAAGAATCCTACAGAGATCATTGCAATTTGGGAAGGTGGCATTGCCATCCATGGTGCACTTATTGGTGCGACTATTACTGCTATTGTATTTGCTAAAAAAAGAGGAGTGTCATTTTGGAAATTAGCTGATATTATAGCTCCAAGCATTATTTTAGGGCAAGCAATAGGTCGGTGGGGAAACTTTATGAATCAAGAAGCACATGGTGGACCTGTAACTAAAGAATTTCTTGTTAACTTACAGTTACCTGATTTCATTATTAATCAAATGTTTATTAACGGGCAATATTACCATCCAACCTTTTTATATGAATCAATTTGGAATATAGCCGGATTTATTGTTCTAATAATGTTGCGGAGAATCAACCTTCGTCAAGGTGAGTTATTTTTAAGTTATATAACCTGGTATTCTATTGGGCGTTTCATTATTGAAGGGATGCGAACAGATAGTCTGATGTTAACGGAAACACTAAGAATGGCGCAATTTATTTCTATTGTGTTAGTTATTTGTAGTTTACTGATCTTAGTTTATCGAAGAAAAGCAGTGCATACTCAATAAAAATAAGACATTTTAAGGTGTGTTCTCCATACTTTCTTCAAACTTATTATCTATTATTTCTTTGAATAAACAAAAAGGAGGTAATCTTGATGAAAAAGAAAATTGCATTCGTTTCATCTTTTGCATTAGCAACATTGCTTGTAGCAGGTCAGTTTACTTATGCAGAAAAACCAGACGGTATGATGAACGGTAACGGTATGTCGAAGATGATGGAAGCTATGAATTCTCCTGAAGGGCAAAAAATGATGAAAGCTTGCGAGAAATTTATGGAAACTAGTGATGATAGTGAAGTGAAAGACACATCATTGTAAAGACTAAAAGACCTTCTACTGAAGGTCTTTTCAACTAATTAGTAAAGGGGATAAAAAACTATGGAATGGTTACTATATTTGTTATGTCCTTTAATGATGTTGTTCTGCATGAAGGGAATGTTTACTGGAAGTAAAAAGGATTGTCATTCAAAACAAGTAAACAACTCAACAGACGACATGAAGTCATTGCAAATGCAAGTTCAAAATTTACAGGAGCAAAATATGAAACTCATGGATGAGATGAAATCATTTAAACAAGCAAATATAATCTCTATTTCTAATAATAAGGATACTAATCAAAAAATCACATCCTAATTGCAACCGAAATCTGGTTGCTTTTTCATATTTAACCCCTTAACGTTTAAGGAGGAAGTTTTTTGTTGGCCTTTCGTAATTTTTTTACTTTATTAATATTTGCATTTTTAATTCAGTTTCTGATATCAGGATCATTAGGGTTTGCTCATTCTACCTTGCAACAAACATATCCAATAAAAGGGGACAAGCTATCTGAAAGCCCATCTTCGATTGAAGTGTGGTTTCAGGATCCTGTTGTTATACATCCCGAGTCCATTCAGTTAGAGGATGCATCTGGAAATCATATTGATTTAGAAAAAACAGTGGTTGATCCCGACAATAAATCTCATATAATTGCTAACCTAACTGAAAAATTACCAGCTGGTCATTATGTTGCAAGAATAAACGTAATCGCATTAGATGGTTTTGTCCTTCAAGAAGAATTGAATTTCCAGGTGGTAAAACAAAAGAATGAACAAAAGAAAGAGGAATTAAAAATACTTAAATATTCACCAGACGATGGTGAGATTGTCGAGGGTTCTCCTCAGAAAATGGATCTTTGGTTTAATCAGCCAACTGAAATAACTGCTATTGGTGTCTTTGATGACAACCAGCAATCAATTAGTACAAAAGAACCTTTCGTAGATCCTAATGACCCTAATCATATAATTATAGAGTTTGCTGAAGAGTTACAACAAGGAACATACCAAGTAACATGGTATGCACGTCCGAGCACTTTAGATGGTAAAAATCAACCAGATAATCTTGATGTTTTTTACTTTGCTGTAAATGAGTTTACACCAATAAAACAACTAAATGTAGGCGAACCAACAAAATCCTTTTGGTTTGAGAGTATAGGATTTAAACAATTAGGTTACTGGTTACAATTTATAGGAATTACCATTCTATTTGGTAGTACATTCTTTCATTCAGTAATATTGAAAAAATACAATTCATTAAAATGGAATAAGCTTTCTTCTGTTTTATTGCTTTTTGTAATATTTGGTATCTCTATTATTTTTATAGAACAAAAGGGGGAATTAGAAAGCCTCTCATTAACACAATTTTTATCATTAAAGTTTGTATGGATACCTATATTGCAAATTGTCCTATTGTTAACTGGACTACTGTTTAAAAAAGCTAAATTATTTCTTTATGGAATTGCACTATTATTAATGACATTTATAACCGGGCATGCTGCTTATCCTCGTTATGGTGGTAATTTATCAGTCATTGTTAATGCAGTACATTTATTAGCAGCATCGATTTGGATTGGAGGATTATTTGCAATCATCACCGTTCCCAAAAAAGAAGAAATAAAGGAATTACTAAAAGATGCTCTTCCGAATTACTCGAAATGGGCACTTATAAGTCTAGTGGTCATTATTGTTACTGGATTATATATGACAAATCAATATGTCCCTTCTTTTTCAATTAGTAGTTTCATCAAAAGTGAGTGGGGAAAGGCAATCGCGGTAAAGATTTTAGCAACTCTTATCATACTGATTGTTGGATTTTTTCAAAGAAAGAAGATAAAAAAATTAACAACAAAAGCTTTAAATACAGTTATTAATCGAGCAAGAGTAGAACTTGTTTATGCAGCACTTATTATATTGTTTGCATCCTTATTAGTTGTTTCAACACCAGGAGCAGCTGAGCAAGGTGTTTATCCTTCTTCAATAGAAAAAGAAAATATCGAGTTAAATGTAAACTTTACTCCTTTGCATCCTGGATTAAATGTTTTATCAATGAATTTCAGTGGTGAAGAGGTGGAGAACGTTGAAGTTACATTGTCGATGCTGCCAAATTACAATGTAACCTACAAGGCATTCAAAATAGAAGATGGAGTATTTAAAATCACAGGGAATCTTCTCCATGCTGCTGGAACAATGGGTATGAATGTAAAAGCAATAAATGCGAATGGAGAAGAAATAGAGTTTCCTTTTGAAATTGTTATCCCAGGGGAAACGAGATTTAATGAATAATGGAAAGAAAGTTCAATTTTATGACGATGGTTTCGCCTCGACTATAAAACGCCCAGGGATACTTGGAGCGTTTTTATTTTTGTTCAATTAGGGTTTTTAGAATTGGATAATTCCAATTCTTTTTTATTCACTTCATTCAAATAAATATTTGAATGAAGTGAGGGAAAGGGGTATACTATATTCAAATGGATATTTGAATGAAAATGGAGTGATGATAATGAGCAATAAAGATACTTGTGATATTTATTGTTATGACGAAGAAAAAGTCAATCGAATACAAGGTGAACTACAAAAAGAAGACCTTTCTAGTGTTGCTCAACTATTTAAAGCAATTGCAGACGAAAACAGGGCAAAAATTACCTATGCCTTATGTCAGGATGGGGAGTTATGCGTATGTGATGTTGCCAATATCATTGGTTCTTCTATTGCAACAGCATCCCACCACTTACGAACCCTTCATAAACAAGGGGTTGTGAAATACCGAAAAGAAGGAAAGCTCGCATTTTATTCTTTAGATGATGAACACATTAAGCAATTAATCTTAATCGCATTAGCACATAAAAAAGAGGTGAAAATTAATGTCTGATCAACAAACAAGACTATCTGAACAAGAAATGAAAATCTATCGTGTTCAAGGATTTACTTGTGCAAACTGTGCAGCGAAATTTGAAAACAACGTTAAACAATTACCCGGTGTTCAGGAAGCAAAAGTAAATTTTGGAGCATCTAAAATTACGGTTCAAGGAAATACAACGATTGAGGAATTAGAGAAAGCTGGGGCTTTTGAAAATTTAAAGATTCGTGATGAAAATGAACAAAGAATTGAGCGTGTTCCTTTCTGGAAGCAAAAAGAAAACATTAAAGTCTATATTTCGGCTATTTTACTTGTCATTAGTTGGTTTTTAGGAAACCAATACGGAGAAGAACATATTCTTCCTACGATTGGATATGCAGCAGCCATTTTAATTGGCGGGTATTCACTATTCATTAAAGGTTTGAAAAACCTACTTCGCTTCAACTTCGATATGAATACACTTATGACTGTTGCGATTTTAGGTGCGGCTGCCATTGGTGAATGGGGCGAAGGAGCAACGGTTGTGATCTTGTTTGCAATTAGTGAAGCATTAGAGCGTTATTCGATGGATAAAGCTCGTCAATCCATTGAATCATTGATGGATATTGCTCCAAAAGAGGCATTAATTCGTCGTGGAAATGAAGAAATGATGGTACACGTTGAAGATATTCAAATCGGGGATATTATGATCGTGAAGCCTGGGCAGAAATTAGCAATGGATGGGAAAGTTGTTAAAGGAACATCAACTTTAAATCAAGCTGCCATTACAGGTGAGAGCGTACCAGTAACGAGAACGATTGATGATGAAGTTTTTGCAGGAACATTAA
This genomic interval from Metabacillus schmidteae contains the following:
- a CDS encoding sensor histidine kinase, with the translated sequence MKWNSIVVKLGASILLLVLAILLPLGFIMNQIFSGFYFSKVQEQIDHLSDRYADSINSLDEQHLKMFELLATMIDQEIVIVDDMGIVVANSGVPSLPKGEKINSDKFDSLANNAASQNEYYDDINNKRYLSIGKPIYSDKVFIGGIFVLASIENMYKSVDMIEKSVILAGIGAIFLALGFTFILSRKLSNPLLEMEKATRKIAKGDLNTRVSKRTKDEIGSLATGINDLAVELHRYRSNRREFLANISHELRTPITYLEGYANALENNLYQSEEEKKQYLQIIQQEAVRMSKLVNDLFELSKMEEGKVELLFEDVDLVEVVENALLKTKMKAKRKGLQLDFTRLAGIPSIYADGLRMEQIVINLIENAIRYTEDGLIKVTLSSDSNTVRLTVEDTGIGIPEEDVPFLFERFYRVEKSRSRESGGTGLGLAIVKHLVELQGGTISVKSKVGKGTCFELTFPIDKGDAQ
- a CDS encoding F510_1955 family glycosylhydrolase, whose protein sequence is MKLKSLFTFLIVSLFTIPVGVFAHGTEEEHRQEVVANTFLTSGIVISAILLAIGVFVLFTVKNRLKTVNVKKQEGRIKRDKLNKWLKISQWVSLISLLSFIVTGAFVILNDNTNDDKVEFMHIHGLGITNDGSEVYIPAHDGLKVFKNGMWGNAEGEKHDYMGFSMVDDGFYSSGHPGEGSSLKNPFGVIKTNDMGKNLKMLDLYGEIDFHGMAVGYQSHAIYVVNPQGNSRMDDTGLYYSTDDTKTWTKSEMEGLSGQISTIAVHPTNEAIVALGTNEGLFVSQDYGQSFDSISDSPITAVSFSLTGELFAGSVSNEFTLSKFNIETNEETTLSIPSLSGENAIAYIAVNPKDEKQVIFTTFEKDIYMTKDLGGSWNQIAEKGEGINLKSDTEEE
- a CDS encoding SHOCT domain-containing protein, producing the protein MMMGYGMMLNMLFWIVLIGFAIYGFILLIMKPFEKNNSNNALTILKERFARGEIDPEEYNERKSLLKD
- the lgt gene encoding prolipoprotein diacylglyceryl transferase, whose translation is MGTIQPIDRIAFEIGPITVYWYGIIIAFGVFLGLYLATKEAKRVGLDKDIIVDLIMWAIPIALISARVYYVIFKWEYYSKNPTEIIAIWEGGIAIHGALIGATITAIVFAKKRGVSFWKLADIIAPSIILGQAIGRWGNFMNQEAHGGPVTKEFLVNLQLPDFIINQMFINGQYYHPTFLYESIWNIAGFIVLIMLRRINLRQGELFLSYITWYSIGRFIIEGMRTDSLMLTETLRMAQFISIVLVICSLLILVYRRKAVHTQ
- a CDS encoding DUF2933 domain-containing protein, translating into MEWLLYLLCPLMMLFCMKGMFTGSKKDCHSKQVNNSTDDMKSLQMQVQNLQEQNMKLMDEMKSFKQANIISISNNKDTNQKITS
- a CDS encoding copper resistance CopC/CopD family protein; protein product: MLAFRNFFTLLIFAFLIQFLISGSLGFAHSTLQQTYPIKGDKLSESPSSIEVWFQDPVVIHPESIQLEDASGNHIDLEKTVVDPDNKSHIIANLTEKLPAGHYVARINVIALDGFVLQEELNFQVVKQKNEQKKEELKILKYSPDDGEIVEGSPQKMDLWFNQPTEITAIGVFDDNQQSISTKEPFVDPNDPNHIIIEFAEELQQGTYQVTWYARPSTLDGKNQPDNLDVFYFAVNEFTPIKQLNVGEPTKSFWFESIGFKQLGYWLQFIGITILFGSTFFHSVILKKYNSLKWNKLSSVLLLFVIFGISIIFIEQKGELESLSLTQFLSLKFVWIPILQIVLLLTGLLFKKAKLFLYGIALLLMTFITGHAAYPRYGGNLSVIVNAVHLLAASIWIGGLFAIITVPKKEEIKELLKDALPNYSKWALISLVVIIVTGLYMTNQYVPSFSISSFIKSEWGKAIAVKILATLIILIVGFFQRKKIKKLTTKALNTVINRARVELVYAALIILFASLLVVSTPGAAEQGVYPSSIEKENIELNVNFTPLHPGLNVLSMNFSGEEVENVEVTLSMLPNYNVTYKAFKIEDGVFKITGNLLHAAGTMGMNVKAINANGEEIEFPFEIVIPGETRFNE
- a CDS encoding ArsR/SmtB family transcription factor; this encodes MSNKDTCDIYCYDEEKVNRIQGELQKEDLSSVAQLFKAIADENRAKITYALCQDGELCVCDVANIIGSSIATASHHLRTLHKQGVVKYRKEGKLAFYSLDDEHIKQLILIALAHKKEVKINV